A genomic stretch from Bactrocera dorsalis isolate Fly_Bdor unplaced genomic scaffold, ASM2337382v1 BdCtg015, whole genome shotgun sequence includes:
- the LOC105225528 gene encoding protein LST8 homolog, whose translation MEATGDQLILATGGYDHSIKLWQAHTGHCIHSMRFVDTSQVNALDRTPDKTRLAACGYQCIRLYDMETSCTTPVINFEGVQKNVTRLGFQEDGKWMFTAGEDHRVRIWDMLSPQPHCSRVFDCQAPVNAACLHPNQVEIAMGSQNGGVYLWDVKSEVHDQLIPEVDASIQDVAISPDGQYMAAVNNKGNCYIWSLSSSPNQQLSTLSPKLKIAAHKRYVLRCKFSPDSRLLITTSGDGTARIWETEHFTMWRELSVENYWVWDAAFSADSKYVFTASSDGIARLWKLQTKNAERKYTGHTKAITALSFKDEIVSE comes from the exons ATGGAAGCTACTGGAGATCAGTTAATTTTGGCCACAGGTGGCTATGACCATTCAATCAAACTGTGGCAAGCACATACCGGCCACTGTATACATTCAATGCGCTTTGTAGACACCTCA CAAGTGAACGCACTTGACCGAACCCCTGATAAAACTCGTTTGGCAGCTTGTGGTTACCAATGTATACGCCTATATGACATGGAGACCAGTTGCACAACCCCTGTCATAAACTTTGAAGGTgttcaaaaaaatgtaacacGCTTGGGTTTCCAAGAGGATGGTAAATGGATGTTCACTGCTGGAGAAGATCACCGTGTTCGCATATGGGATATGCTGTCGCCTCAACCACACTGCTCACGTGTTTTCGACTGTCAAGCCCCCGTTAATGCTGCGTGCTTGCATCCAAATCAAGTTGAAATCGCAATGGGTTCTCAAAATGGTGGTGTATATTTATGGGATGTTAAATCTGAAGTACACGATCAACTTATACCGGAAGTCGATGCCTCCATACAGGATGTGGCAATCTCACCTGATGGACAATATATGGCAGCCGTTAACAATAAAGGAAACTGTTATATTTGGTCTCTAAGCTCGTCGCCAAACCAACAATTGAGTACACTTAGTCCCAAATTAAAAATAGCTGCGCATAAACGTTATGTTCTGCGCTGTAAATTTAGTCCAGACTCACGACTGCTAATAACTACCTCAGGCGATGGAACTGCAAGAATATGGGAGACTGAACATTTTACAATGTGGCGTGAATTGAGCGTGGAAAATTATTGGGTGTGGGATGCAGCGTTCAGTGCCGACTCCAAATATGTATTCACCGCGTCATCGGATGGAATAGCTCGCTTATGGAAGCTACAAACTAAAAACGCGGAACGAAAGTATACGGGTCACACCAAAGCCATTACAGCTTTGTCATTTAAAGATGAGATCGTCTCAGAATAA
- the LOC105225529 gene encoding ADP-ribosylation factor-binding protein GGA3, protein MTTNENIMEEMLDRATNPSRENIDELSSQMFCMVVRSNPTLVDKALKMIMTKVRSKDITESTRAINLLEECMSKCGPEFQAEVAKFRFLNELVYLVSKKFQGGETPAAIKKRIIECLLLWTAEYPQKVKIQEVYKKLCLESEVDQAATPVVESKRESTLGIDEKMLSMLINSKDPENYKRANLLIQNRVKQDARRMDFMIQHKNFLQEVTNTVELLVEMLNMYESEGKEIDEQSESMSVMRELYHSCKKYKPTIERLPTLLENCDESLIVEAVEINDSLQNVIKRFKTLIGTPTKNQPTSVLLGSTDDVKVPKGVSEKTLKSGNTDLLSDLFGEESNEVASSSTAATFSSIVDLEMFGATGNSNERKGEAISSNPLDDLDSLLDIGSALISDKPAKAEIVNDVFSNNILEPTPVTSAKADVSSALQDVDIETETNSYRKMSTIDKLSEDLFQASLRDLERVYSFKKTPEKQTLNALAEEKLKCKPIPILHSKDLQKNCENVTQQEKAEEEIFHESSAKADVLIIPSKYEGVDAEALDSEISKTVNIENIKQESPNICQTIALADIEIDLDKVEPAPGDRVLWDDDDVKVMLTFTKDRPSKEISVIVISVSNKSKLPIHNFRFDASVHKPCKVRLLPPTAVTMPPHKPFRPATPINQVMLLLNPTCKPTDVTCFLGYNLGDDPDPIKEWNVAKDIPYVE, encoded by the exons ATGACTACTAACGAAAATATTATGGAAGAAATGTTAG ATCGAGCGACAAACCCCAGTCGCGAAAATATAGACGAACTAAGTTCACAGATGTTTTGTATGGTCGTGCGGAGTAACCCAACACTCGTAGACAAAGCGCTAAAAATGATTATGACGAAAGTTCGATCCAAAGATATCACTGAGTCCACAAGGGCGATAAAC ttaCTAGAAGAATGCATGAGTAAATGTGGTCCAGAATTTCAAGCCGAAGTCGCTAAGTTCCGCTTTCTTAATGAACTCGTTTATCtcgtttcaaaaaaatttcaaggcggTGAAACACCAGCAGCTATTAAAAAGAGGATCATTGAGTGTCTGTTACTATGGACAGCCGAGTATCCTCAAAAAGTCAAAATACAAGAAGTTTATAAAAAGCTCTGCTTAGAAAGCGAAGTGGATCAAGCAGCTACACCGGTTGTAGAGTCTAAGCGTGAAAGTACGCTCGGCATAGACGAAAAAATGTTATCCATGCTCATTAACAGTAAAGACCCCGAGAATTATAAAAGAGcaaatttattaatacaaaatagAGTGAAACAA GATGCCCGTCGAATGGATTTTATGATACAACATAAAAACTTTTTACAAGAAGTTACAAACACCGTCGAATTGTTAGTAGAAAtgctaaatatgtatgaatCGGAAGGGAAAGAAATTGACGAGCAGAGCGAAAGCATGTCGGTAATGCGGGAATTGTACCATTCATGCAAAAAGTATAAACCCACAATTGAGCGATTACCTACGTTATTGGAAAACTGCGACGAATCCTTAATTg ttgaAGCTGTAGAAATTAATGACTCCTTACAAAATGTTATAAAGCGATTCAAGACTTTGATAGGAACGCCAACGAAAAATCAGCCAACCAGTGTTTTGTTAGGCAGTACAGATGATGTAAAAGTTCCAAAAGGCGTCTCAGAGAAAACCTTGAAATCTGGAAATACTGATCTGCTGTCAGATTTATTTGGGGAAGAATCAAACGAGGTTGCATCCTCATCGACCGCTGCTACATTTTCATCGATTGTTGACCTGGAAATGTTTGGTGCAACTGGCAATTCCAATGAGAGAAAAGGGGAAGCTATTAGCTCAAATCCACTTGATGATTTAGATTCACTATTAGATATTGGTTCTGCGTTAATTAGTGATAAACCGGCAAAAGCTGAAATCGTCAATGATGTTTTTAGCAATAATATCTTAGAACCCACACCTGTAACTAGTGCCAAAGCGGATGTGTCTAGTGCCTTGCAAGATGTAGATATTGAAACCGAGACAAATTCTTATCGAAAAATGTCCACTATTGACAAATTGAGTGAAGATCTTTTTCAAGCGTCTTTGCGGGACTTAGAACGTGTATACAGCTTTAAAAA AACTCCAGAGAAACAAACTTTAAATGCCTTGGctgaggaaaaattaaaatgcaaaccGATTCCAATATTACATTCAAAAGATctgcaaaaaaattgtgaaaatgtaACCCAACAGGAAAAAGCTGAAGAGGAGATATTTCACGAAAGCTCTGCGAAAGCTGATGTTTTAATAATACCTTCGAAATATGAAGGTGTCGATGCTGAGGCATTAGATTCCGAGATCTCAAAAACtgttaatattgaaaatattaaacaggAATCGCCCAATATATGTCAAACAATAGCTTTAGCTGATATTGAGATAGATTTGGATAAGGTAGAGCCTGCTCCTGGTGATCGCGTACTGTGGGACGATGACGATGTAAAAGTAATGTTGACTTTCACTAAGGATCGCCCCAGTAAGGAAATATCAGTAATAGTGATCTCCGTGAGCAACAAAAGTAAATTACCTATCCACAATTTTAGATTTGATGCCAGTGTACATAAG CCCTGCAAAGTGCGCTTGTTGCCACCAACAGCTGTTACCATGCCGCCGCATAAACCATTTCGTCCGGCAACTCCAATCAATCAAGTAATGTTATTGCTCAATCCAACCTGTAAACCGACCGATGTTACTTGCTTTTTGGGCTACAATCTTGGCGACGACCCGGATCCGATAAAAGAATGGAACGTAGCTAAAGACATTCCATatgttgaataa
- the LOC105225531 gene encoding uncharacterized protein LOC105225531 has product MGAFTSRQNGAVEEAEQRNSTHAYKYPPRSGNFFGSHFIMGGERFDTPQPESYLFGENADLNFLGSRPTAFPYPPPQASEPTKTLKSLVNIRKESVRFVRVSPEKQEIVSANTHIDNIDGNIITNELGGGGDGSAQPGAFSYNIEFTFDSDAKCAITIYYFCTEEVSPSGVTLVPRDGLTSETYHYEKGINQFFSQTSHTFNPQLIPEDDLVYNQTKEQYPVAIHCVVEEGNEDCRQSHTTICVIDHHPETNSYVLRALKQKIFVDGLCYLLQEIYGIENKAVNKSSIDEEIDDHGSECVICMSETRDTLILPCRHLCLCNSCADSLRYQANNCPICRAPFRALLQIRAVQKGVSSHTLHQNTPTSAPGEPAPCDQHIPPGYIPVSLIEALNGPPQFVGRPRPNDGDMADGVALTASMVVENHKATSPLKPNQRRSKIKKNVSTSTNTSEVGTITATSSTTNPTLSVVEIANESNVCSSANTGFGAAAQKKTLPADTETQTNPSNSQDKLHIVNERQSLKVPKMKRSSNSNSVNSSPSQNELDTDDSENEKLSPLLTPDNKSKSSNITRNKEVIGINNDSDNEVADVLEMKSSTSLKKSATSGNAETAVVNADDSDYYTPEDTQNSILSPLCPERERERPKSGDKLCSLKGNAGSFKGTSSLAKKNLHKKSTSVGNIVGPGNTTANSGIPSTIAGDMKSNVSSLPDMLDNPINVNTASTRSSSDSYSSSSSTKQLLSSNPANTAANIIVDDKTALQNAVNV; this is encoded by the exons ATGGGTGCATTTACGAGTCGACAAAATGGTGCAGTGGAAGAGGCAGAGCAACGTAATTCAACTCATGCCTACAAATATCCTCCTCGCTCGGGTAACTTTTTTGGAAGCCACTTTATCATGGGAGGAGAACGCTTCGACACACCCCAACCAGAGTCTTATTTATTTGGCGAGAACGCCGATTTGAATTTCCTTGGCAGTCGTCCCACAGCATTTCCTTATCCCCCTCCTCAAGCCAGCGAGCCAACTAAAACTCTGAAAAGCCTAGTAAACATACGTAAAGAGTCGGTACGTTTTGTACGAGTTTCACCCGAAAAACAAGAAATAGTATCCGccaacacacacatagataATATTGATGGTAATATTATCACTAACGAacttggtggtggtggtgatggTTCGGCACAACCCGGAGCATTCTCTTATAATATCGAGTTCACTTTTGATTCGGACGCCAAATGCGCCATAAcaatttattacttttgtaCTGAGGAAGTAAGCCCTAGTGGCGTAACACTTGTGCCACGGGATGGACTAACATCCGAAACGTACCACTATGAAAAAGGTATAAATCAATTCTTCTCTCAAACGAGTCACACCTTCAATCCGCAATTAATTCCTGAGGATGATTTAGTCTACAATCAGACAAAAGAACAATATCCAGTTGCTATACATTGCGTAGTAGAGGAAGGTAATGAAGACTGTCGGCAATCGCATACAACTATATGCGTTATTGATCACCATCCTGAAACAAACAGTTATGTATTGAGAgctcttaaacaaaaaattttcgttgATGGCCTTTGTTACCTACTTCAAGAAATATATGGTATCGAAAACAAA gctGTTAACAAAAGTTCCATCGATGAAGAAATCGATGACCATGGAAGTGAGTGTGTTATTTGTATGAGTGAGACACGTGACACTCTTATACTACCTTGTAGGCATTTGTGTCTATGTAATTCTTGTGCGGATTCATTACGTTATCAAGCGAATAACTGCCCTATTTGCCGTGCTCCTTTCCGAGCACTTCTTCAGATACGTGCAGTTCAAAAAGGAGTAAGCTCTCACACTTTGCATCAAAATACACCCACCTCGGCACCAGGAGAACCAGCTCCATGTGATCAACACATACCGCCCGGCTACATTCCAGTGTCACTTATAGAAGCACTCAATGGACCGCCACAGTTTGTAGGTCGACCTCGTCCGAATGACGGTGATATGGCTGATGGGGTAGCTCTCACCGCTTCAATGGTGGTTGAGAATCATAAGGCAACTTCTCCTTTAAAACCCAACCAACGACGttctaaaatcaagaaaaatgtCTCAACTTCTACAAACACGAGTGAAGTGGGTACAATTACAGCCACAAGTAGCACAACCAACCCTACCCTCTCTGTAGTAGAAATAGCAAATGAGAGTAATGTGTGTAGCTCAGCAAATACAGGATTTGGAGCAGCAGCACAGAAAAAAACACTTCCGGCCGATACAGAAACACAGACGAACCCTAGCAATTCCCAAGATAAATTACACATTGTCAATGAACGTCAGAGTTTAAAGGTGCCAAAAATGAAACGCTCTTCAAATTCTAACAGCGTAAATTCTTCGCCATCGCAAAATGAACTTGACACCGATGACAGCGAAAACGAGAAATTATCGCCACTACTAACTCCCGATAATAAATCCAAATCTTCAAATATTACGCGAAACAAAGAAGTAATTGGAATTAATAATGACAGTGATAATGAGGTTGCTGATGTATTGGAAATGAAATCTAGCACTTCATTGAAAAAGAGTGCGACAAGCGGCAATGCTGAGACTGCGGTCGTCAATGCGGATGACTCGGACTATTACACACCCGAAGACACACAGAACTCCATTTTAAGTCCCTTATGTCCTGAAAGAGAACGCGAACGACCCAAAAGTGGAGACAAGTTGTGTAGTCTAAAAGGAAACGCAGGGAGTTTTAAAGGCACCAGCAGCTTAGCCAAGAAGAATCTCCATAAAAAATCAACGTCAGTTGGCAACATAGTTGGTCCAGGCAACACCACAGCCAACTCTGGCATACCTAGTACTATAGCTGGCGATATGAAGAGCAATGTGAGCTCTCTACCAG ACATGTTAGATAATCCGATAAACGTGAATACAGCATCTACACGCAGCTCTAGTGACAGCTATTCGTCGAGTTCGTCAACAAAGCAGCTACTAAGCTCGAATCCAGCGAATACGGCAGCTAATATAATAGTAGATGATAAGACTGCTTTACAAAACGCAGTTAATGTTTAA
- the LOC105225530 gene encoding DDB1- and CUL4-associated factor 6, with product MSRERLNKTSVFRSVYNNQSLNSTRTATHNYIASTKDSLDYVQRLGLMSRLHVHSGCVNTVSWSSTGEYLLSGSDDQCIAITNPHSQEVLLKYKTAHRANIFSARFMPQSNGHSIVSCSGDGIVLHTELLAPYVRRQHTPLLNNVNTVIPGADSTRETAPMQPLYEHSENEAKLSFFNCHKSGTTYEVLTIPSEPRSFLSCGEDGTVRLFDLRQISSCHKTCCKDNILIFSPSAVNAMDLSPISNYYVAVGSSDAIVRVYDRRYLSIIDFSDSSIPTTERHTKPIKAYPIPMMTNRQYRITCVRYSPEESELLVSYSSEYLYLFDLRRDGVDVNELYEKGRTADVNRSSPPPTLTAEQVTRRLRLRGDWSDTGPDARPENYPRGRVEIGQVRPQLQANIMSRMTEVISRMLNDPRTRMGLSGQAQELNRENQATLLAAVARETSNDSTPSTSGAYWRRVASRLHNSRTINLNNTMPQTQVISTQPISTTAVVNNISRPPEENTINAPAEPTNTSITDTPNISSAGQQAIQFRDDEADTLNEELAELDKRLFDYLRMKFVGHRNARTMIKEANFWGNNYIMSGSDCGHIFTWDRRTGKLVMLMQGDQHVVNCLQPHPELPYLASSGIDYDVKIWAPSLEHANFDEAAAEDLMKRNAIMLEQTKDTITVPAAFMIRLLACIHSLRNRERILNPEGSNNTNQTENINNDNNSSATNEPESSNLNADGGEASEETNNDE from the exons ATGTCTCGCGAGCGTTTGAACAAGACCAGCGTCTTTAGAAGTGTTTATAATAATCAAAGTTTGAATTCAACACGAACTGCCACTCATAACTACATTGCGAGTACCaaag ACTCGCTGGACTATGTGCAACGTTTGGGTTTGATGAGCCGTTTACATGTGCACTCTGGCTGTGTGAACACTGTTAGTTGGAGCAGCACGGGCGAATATTTGTTGTCGGGTAGCGATGATCAGTGCATTGCTATAACGAACCCACACAGTCAAGAGGTACTGTTGAAATATAAAACGGCTCACAGGGCAAATATTTTTAGTGCACGGTTTATGCCACAGTCGAATGGTCATTCGATAGTATCGTGTTCTGGAGATGGCATTGTGTTGCATACCGAGTTGTTAGCTCCATATGTTCGTCGGCAGCATACACCATTATTAAATAATGTTAACACTGTGATACCGGGCGCTGATTCTACGAGAGAGACTGCTCCTATGCAGCCCTTATATGAACATAGTGAAAATGAGgctaaattgagtttttttaatTGTCACAAAAGTGGTACAACATATGAAGTACTAACCATACCTTCAGAGCCAAGGTCATTTTTAAGCTGCGGGGAGGATGGTACAGTCCGTCTTTTCGATTTACGGCAGATATCGAGTTGTCATAAGACATGCTGTAAAgataatatacttatattcagCCCATCAGCGGTTAATGCCATGGATTTGTCGCCCATCAGTAACTACTATGTAGCAGTCGGTAGTTCCGATGCGATTGTACGAGTCTATGATCGACGTTACCTGTCGATCATTGACTTTAGCGATAGCTCTATACCCACTACTGAGAGGCATACTAAGCCGATTAAAGCCTATCCAATTCCCATGATGACGAATCGACAATATCGCATAACTTGCGTTAGATACAGCCCCGAAGAGTCTGAACTGCTGGTAAGTTACTCTTCCGAGTATTTGTATCTATTTGATTTGCGTCGTGATGGTGTAGACGTAAATGAGCTTTACGAAAAAGGGCGAACAGCTGATGTCAACAGATCATCTCCTCCTCCCACTTTAACGGCCGAACAAGTTACGCGAAGATTACGCTTGCGTGGTGATTGGTCCGACACTGGACCGGATGCGCGTCCTGAGAACTACCCGAGAGGCCGAGTGGAAATTGGACAGGTGCGTCCGCAATTGCAAGCGAACATAATGAGTCGGATGACAGAGGTTATATCTCGTATGCTGAACGATCCACGAACACGAATGGGTCTTTCCGGCCAAGCACAAGAGCTTAATCGTGAAAATCAAGCGACGCTTTTGGCTGCAGTAGCAAGAGAAACGTCAAACG ATTCGACACCATCTACTTCAGGTGCTTATTGGCGTAGAGTTGCTAGTCGTTTGCACAACTCTCGTACtattaacttaaataatacAATGCCTCAAACGCAGGTGATTTCAACTCAACCTATCTCTACAACGGCTGTAGTCAATAATATTAGTCGACCTCCAGAAGAAAATACCATAAATGCTCCAGCAGAACCGACAAATACGTCCATTACCGATACGCCTAATATTAGCAGTGCTGGTCAGCAAGCCATACAGTTCCGTGACGATGAAGCGGATACTTTGAACGAAGAACTTGCGGAACTCGACAAGCGTCTTTTCGATTATCTGCGTATGAAGTTTGTTGGGCATAGAAATGCACGTACCATGATTAAGGAAGCAAACTTTTGGGGTAATAACTATATTATGTCGGGATCGGATTGCGGACATATATTTACTTGGGACCGACGTACCGGGAAACTAGTCATGTTAATGCAAGGTGATCAACATGTTGTGAACTGCTTACAACCTCATCCTGAGCTGCCCTATTTAGCGAGCTCAGGCATAGATTATGATGTAAAAATATGGGCTCCCTCTTTGGAGCATGCCAATTTCGATGAGGCGGCAGCTGAAGAT ctCATGAAACGTAATGCAATAATGTTGGAGCAAACTAAAGATACTATCACAGTACCAGCGGCTTTTATGATACGGCTGTTGGCCTGTATTCATTCTCTGCGAAATCGCGAACGTATCCTTAACCCTGAAGGAAGCAATAATACTAAccaaacagaaaatataaacaatgaCAACAATAGCAGCGCAACAAACGAGCCTGAGAGTTCTAATTTGAATGCGGATGGTGGTGAAGCTTCGGAGGAGACTAACAATGACGAATAA